Genomic segment of Labeo rohita strain BAU-BD-2019 unplaced genomic scaffold, IGBB_LRoh.1.0 scaffold_1690, whole genome shotgun sequence:
cttacctcagtatctccaaATGACACTTCATATTTTCCAGTCCAGTGCagagcagcttcactcctgaatcctgcagaTTATTATTGCTCATGTTCAGCTCTTTCAGACTGGTATCTGATCCAAGAACTGTAGCCAGAGCTGAACAGCTTTTGTCTGTTAAGCCACAATCATTTAGCCTATGAGGGAAATAAGATTACACAATAATTAGATTGAACACATTTGCTAAATACAAatagttattatattatttcttctatagttttaattacaatgaattatACATTTGAAAGTGCTAGTTCCATGGGTTTAAGGAAAAGCATTACTGAGTGAATTCTGATTAAACACCTTAACCATTGTGATCATGTGCTCAACATTGGATTCAATGTACAATGCTGTAAAAACatgttgtaaaaaaacaatgctCTTTACAGAGTGCTTCCAAAAATATGCACAGGAATGTTTAAAAGCAGCTGCCTATCAGTGAGAACCACAATAACCCAGTATTTGGTATTACTGGTACTATAGAAAGGCtggaattatacattaaaataaatcacaatcacTAGTTATCTGATTATCTGTTGACATTTACTGCAAACATCTGAGTGGACATTTGATGGACTAACCATcatcatttaaaatacttttcataTGTCAAACCTCAGCATCCCTGAACAAAGCACTTTCTGCTACTAACATTAATAGTTTCAAGGAGAACAAAACTCTTCATtctcagctaaaaaaaaacaagaacatatatatatatatatttaattttccagaacaacaagATTTTCCAtgacatgtttatatttttctaattttccaCACATTTTCCAGGACTAAAATCAGTAATTATTTTTCCAGGTTTTCCAGGATGCATGGGAACCCtagataaatgtattttttcagatGAAAGCAAAAATGATCAACTTACAGAGCTCTTTTGGAGGTTTTGATGACTGCCAATAATCTAATGAGACACTCGTCTGATTTCTTGAATTTCTGAAGCTCAAActcctccagctcctcctcTGATGTCAACAACACAAAGGCCAAAGCAGACCACTGGGCAGGTGAAAGATCAGCAGATGAGAGACTTCCTTTGCTAAGGTGGGTCTGAATGTCTTTCACCAGAGTTTGGTCgttcagttcattcagacagtagaacagattgatggatctcTCTGGAGACAGATTAGCTTCAAATTTCTGCTTGATGTACTGAACTATTTCCTTTTTGATTTGGTCATTTCCATCCTGCTGTGTCAACAGACCCTGTAAGAGTCGCTGATTGGACTGGAGTGACAAACCAAGGAGGAATCGAAGAAAAAGATCCAGGTGTCCATTATCACTCTCTAGTGCCTTGTCCACTGCAGTCTTGAGCAAATCAATCATGTTTTTTTGGACTGGAGTGACAGATAACCACTGCGACTCTCATGCACCTTGTCCACTGCAGTCTTGAGCAAATCAATCTTGGTTTCACTTTTGTTTTCCTGTTCTGTAGAATCTTGATCAAACACATATTTCTTCTTTATGTCTAGAAACAGATGAGCATAAAGGGCTGCAATAAACTCTTGAATGCTCAAGTGAACGAAGCAGTACATGGTACCAAGAACAATCCCTGTTTCCTCCTTAAAGATCTGGGTACACATGCCTGAATACACTGATGCCTTATAGACATCAATACCACAATCTTTCAGATCTGTGTCATAGAAGATCACATTGTTTCTTTCCAGCTGATGAAATGCCAGTTTCCCCAGTGAAAGGATGGCATCTTTATCCCAGGAAACATCTGGTGTATATTCTCCATCATACTTTCGTCTGCTCTGCAGGATCTGAAAGTGGAgaaagtgtgtgtacatttgtgtCAGAGTCTTTGGAGTGTCTTCAGTATTTGATTCCTGTAGTATTTTGGATTTGTCATCAGCCTTATTGTTTTtcacaacattattttttttctcctccaaaatgttctggagaacagtggctgaaatccagcagaagactgggatgtggcacatgataaAAAGACTCTTTGATTGTTTAACATGATCAATGATTTCTTTGGCCAGATTCTCATCTGTGAATCTTTTTCTGAAGTACTCCTCCTTTTGTGCATCATTGAATCCTCGTATCTCTGTCAGCCGGTCGATACAGTCAGGAGGAATCTTACTGGCAGCTGCTGGTCTggtggtgatccagatgagagcagaaggAAGCAGATTTCCCTTGATGAGGTTTGTTAGGAGAACATCCAGAGATGCTGGTGAAGACACATCATGCAATGTCTCATTTTCCTTAAAGTTTAAAGGAAGACGAAATtcatccaaaccatcaagaATGAACAGGACTTTTTGGTTCCTTCTTGTAAGGTTCAGTCCTTTTGTCTCAGGGAAAAACTGAGTTATAAGGTCCATCAAACTtagtttttctttctcctttaAGTTCATCTCTCTAAATGGAAGAGGAAATATGAAGCTGATatcttgattttcttttccttcagccCAATCCAGAACAAACTTCTGTACAGAGACTGATTTTCCGATGCCAGCAACTCCTTTTGTCAGTACAGTTCTGATCTGCTTGTCTTGTTCAGGTGCTTCAAACAAATTTTTGCATTCAACCTGTATTTCTTGTGATTCATGACGCCTGGAAGCAACTTCAATCTGTCTTACCTCATGTTCAGTATTGACCTGTTCACTACAACCCTGAGTGATATAGAGATCTGTGTAGATGTTATTCAGAAGTGTAGAGTCACCTTGCTTTGCAATTCCTTCAAACACACATTGATACTTTTCCTTTAAGCTACATTTTAGCTGATGAATGAAGAACAGCTCATCTAAACACagggacaaaaaaagaaagaattttttttttagcattttagttttactattttctccattacatttataaatgacaaTGTGACAGATGATCACGAGTCTCTTACCTTCTAAAGTATCAGCAGCTTCATCTTGCTTCATCTCTCTCAGGAAGTAGAGTGTGAGATCAAGAGCTGCTTCTTTGATACTGCATCTGTTCTCATTAAAATCCTTCACAAAGTATTGTAAGTCTTcttcttgtaatattttcttaaatttttcCAGCTCATTCTTCAGAAATGTGATAATTTTGCTTTCAAgaccctaaaataaaaaaaaaataaattttctgTGTTGCTAAAAGCAAACATAAATgataaaacagaaatcaaatttctactgaatatttttgttgttcagTAATTCTTGCAAGTGTTgttcaaaaaactattttttgttataaatgtaaacatttttaaaagtattgtgTTTTCCTACCTGGAAGATCCACAGGAGATTGTCTTTGAAATTCAGGAGATGTAGTTCCTGTGAGTCTGGACGTCTGAATCTAATGTCTCATATTGAACCCTATTAGTGAATAAAATGAAGTACTGCATTTACAGGGAAATTATTAGAAAACTAGAtagcaaataatttttttttttttttaacaaagacaGAGAGCAATAGCTGTTTAAGTTCACACTGTTAAAGTATAGGATCTATTTAAGTATAAATTTAGGTAAATATTAGGTCTCATTTTCAATCTTTTTACATGCTCTTAGCATCTTAATGAAAACACtgataaatatttacacaatatAGATTCATGATAAATATTCAATGAAATATTTTCTCGCAGTCCATGTGCAAccaacaatgaaaaaacattaaatacctTTTGGTAGatgatgatttttttctcactgaaAATGGTAGCCATCTTTTGACCagtcactcttcacagacacagagctggaCACATGTGAGTCTGATCTTACACTATCAATTACTTTactaaagtaatgtaacttattacttttaattactttttgattccttttctaaatttctaatattttcaacggttaatcattttgaaacatttaaaccaggcagagttaatcttacagtagcacttaacactgattactgtcagactttcaaaatcctgtATCACtttaattaagattataataagtaagggatagtaaacatctttatttagcgataacaactggctggatgtacattatcccactgattacacagctgcttgatatattatttagatgttttgtgtcaaaataattagacacaaaacactgatctgagttgaaatatttgaatgcaaagcttccatgaagaaatcagtagctagcaaatggcaagttcaaactagacattttagggatacagtgcagtcataccagttttcttacacaacatttcaccacataaataaagtagtagtactagtttgttagttatcttataatccattacagtgtacaaaaaaaaaaggcagcagctgaatttgtatgaaacaaaagagcaagtccacgataccaggataacaggattaagaaattgtccacataatattgaattaagctttaatattttattagctaaccacacacaaagcttccgccaagaagaattatcaagcatatagcactgacttaagttgccccgaatgagtctgagcCACAAATtcagagttttatttatttatttatttttttactttatttatttatttatttattttttttgtagagAGTTGTCTGTacacagtagagagatgacaggaaagagctgggaatATTTAGGGGaacgggatcggcaaaggacttTGAGACAAATCGAACTTAAATATTTGAGCGCAGTTGctctatatgtcataacaagatcataacataaataacatcataacaagaaatagtttaatagctatgatactgggtttgaaattaaatgtctgcataattatgacagaaaacactagcatctaacaatgtcaaggaaaaaaaaacaatctcaaaaaataaagtgtatgcATAACCCAAATAAgaaaaacagttattgaataagcatgtaGATGATTCtttcctaaactcctgaaacattggtgtctcattttagagcagacAATGCAATTTCACAGTCAATTAAACCTGTAAGTGGGATGGGTCTGTGAAAAATCCCCTTTGTAATGACACAGAACAAAAGTAACtgaaatttaattacacattttttctcagtaagtgtaactaattacaattccatctattttgtaattaaattaaatggtaaTTCTTATACATGTAAGCCAGTTATGCCAACATTCTCGTAATGTCTGCctgtataattgtattattggaAAGAAGCTCCAGACAGTGTTTCATTAAAAGTCACCATATGTTGTGTTcagtgattgattttttttaattcagtcaaCATCTATCAGAAACCACATTGTGTTCGAAAAAATAATGACATGACAAAATTAGCTAACATAATGCTATAATGTCATACCTTTTGGtagatgatgtttttttctcactgaaCTTTGGTGGCTCACCATCTTTTGACCGgtcactcttcacagacacagagctggaCACATGTGAGTCTGATCTTACACTAATGACACAAAGAACAGAGAAAAACTATAGGAGATACTTCAGTCTCATTTGAAGAGATTTTATGAGCCAAATGGGAGTTTGTTTAGTCCAGTTTAACACAAACTAATTCACTAACTCATCAGGCCTGCTATAAAGGAATCATCTAACAGTCAAGTGAAGCGCTGCTTTCTCATCCTGCACAATTTCTACTTCactaaaaaacacaactgaCTCATACAACATCTGTAGCAACAAAtacaatgaacaatgaactgaGTACAGTGAAAAAGTctaaaaaagacacaaaaatctttaaaatttcactttaaaaatattcacaaatctACACTGTAAGagtttgatgtatttttttattaatttaaattaaatgtagtttgcccaatatttacatttaatacacaATAAACATGCAACCCCAAACATGTAATGCAATCAGATTTATATGATAAATTATGGATGATCTGTTGATGTCATTTTTACAGGTTCTGATACAAACAtggtttttttctttcacaaatgtGGCTGTTTGAAGACAGTATCTTGGAGGTTCTGGATATCATTATTGATGGGGTTTTATTGTTCACAGaaagagtttaaaataatgacCTAAAAACAGACTCAGTGTTACCTCTGTTTCTGTGAGAGACTCATCTCAGACTGAGAGTCCTTTCCTCGCTCCTCTGACAAACTGCAGATAAACTGATCAACACTGAGATCTTTGTGTCTCTGAAGACGATCAGATGCTCATCATGACCTGAACATGACAATGTGTCACTGAGATCAATATCATGATAGTTCAGAGGAACAAATGATGAAGAAAAATAACTAGTGCTGAATGTTTATCAAACAATCAATATAAAAAGCCATGTAACTGGTGTCTTAATCTCTTCTATCATTCAGATCATTCAGATCACTCACAACAcatgcctttatttatttatttattataattatatttattataattgcaGTAAAGTTAGTTTGACGTTTGACATTCATTAGACATTCGGTTTCATACCAATTAAACTCTCTGTGCCTGTtcggatagacagatagacaaactcAGATAGACATAAATACATGCCCTATAGGTTGCACAAGGCTTaa
This window contains:
- the LOC127158767 gene encoding NLR family CARD domain-containing protein 3-like; translated protein: RHKDLSVDQFICSLSEERGKDSQSEMSLSQKQSVRSDSHVSSSVSVKSDRSKDGEPPKFSEKKTSSTKRFRRPDSQELHLLNFKDNLLWIFQGLESKIITFLKNELEKFKKILQEEDLQYFVKDFNENRCSIKEAALDLTLYFLREMKQDEAADTLEDELFFIHQLKCSLKEKYQCVFEGIAKQGDSTLLNNIYTDLYITQGCSEQVNTEHEVRQIEVASRRHESQEIQVECKNLFEAPEQDKQIRTVLTKGVAGIGKSVSVQKFVLDWAEGKENQDISFIFPLPFREMNLKEKEKLSLMDLITQFFPETKGLNLTRRNQKVLFILDGLDEFRLPLNFKENETLHDVSSPASLDVLLTNLIKGNLLPSALIWITTRPAAASKIPPDCIDRLTEIRGFNDAQKEEYFRKRFTDENLAKEIIDHVKQSKSLFIMCHIPVFCWISATVLQNILEEKKNNVVKNNKADDKSKILQESNTEDTPKTLTQMYTHFLHFQILQSRRKYDGEYTPDVSWDKDAILSLGKLAFHQLERNNVIFYDTDLKDCGIDVYKASVYSGMCTQIFKEETGIVLGTMYCFVHLSIQEFIAALYAHLFLDIKKKYVFDQDSTEQENKSETKIDLLKTAVDKALESDNGHLDLFLRFLLGLSLQSNQRLLQGLLTQQDGNDQIKKEIVQYIKQKFEANLSPERSINLFYCLNELNDQTLVKDIQTHLSKGSLSSADLSPAQWSALAFVLLTSEEELEEFELQKFKKSDECLIRLLAVIKTSKRALLNDCGLTDKSCSALATVLGSDTSLKELNMSNNNLQDSGVKLLCTGLENMKCHLEILR